The Cellulomonas fulva genome includes a window with the following:
- the phoA gene encoding alkaline phosphatase, producing MRTRILRPVAAVTAALALTAGAAAGWAVTSDLTGHGDARRLSGDQTATVRQALQSGPARNVILLIGDGMGDSEITVARNYALGAAGRFAGIDALPLTGQYTTYALDRADGLPDYVTDSAASGSAWATGTKTYNGAISVDVDGVPQRSILEVARANGLRTGNVTTAEVQDATPAVLGAHVTSRSCYGPVVTSTTCPTNALENGGLGSISEQLIATRADVTLGGGAKSFGETAKAGAWSGQTLLEQATDRGYQVVTDEAGLTKVRSADQRRPVLGLFGSGNLPVRWQGPLATHTGGAEPAVRCTQNPAYGSAPTLAEMTTKAISLLDDQGSRKGFFLQVEGASIDKQDHAANPCGQIGETVDLDEAVQAALAFAKKDKHTLVVVTADHAHSSQIVYPGSTTPGLTRTLTTADGKPMTVAYGTSEEGGSQAHTGSQLRVAGYGPGAANVVGLTDQTDLFFTMRDALRLDPAAPTPGAPQIRSVNLSDDAVLRGKQTVRVKLAAEPDETVFTLIQDDEVVATSRRTGTTPSITLDTRRYDDGPAVLQIVVTGHDGLTTSRSVPVTITNR from the coding sequence ATGCGGACACGCATCCTGCGTCCGGTCGCCGCGGTCACCGCGGCGCTCGCGCTCACGGCCGGCGCCGCGGCCGGGTGGGCCGTCACCTCCGACCTGACAGGCCACGGCGACGCGCGCCGGCTGTCCGGCGACCAGACCGCCACGGTCCGCCAGGCGCTGCAGAGCGGCCCGGCCCGCAACGTGATCCTGCTGATCGGCGACGGCATGGGCGACTCGGAGATCACGGTCGCCCGCAACTACGCGCTCGGCGCGGCCGGACGCTTCGCGGGCATCGACGCCCTGCCCCTCACGGGCCAGTACACGACGTACGCGCTCGACAGGGCGGACGGGCTGCCGGACTACGTGACGGACTCGGCCGCCTCGGGCTCCGCCTGGGCCACCGGCACCAAGACCTACAACGGCGCGATCTCCGTCGACGTCGACGGCGTGCCGCAGCGCTCGATCCTCGAGGTCGCGCGCGCCAACGGCCTGCGGACGGGGAACGTCACGACCGCCGAGGTGCAGGACGCGACACCCGCCGTGCTGGGCGCGCACGTGACCAGCCGGTCCTGCTACGGCCCGGTCGTGACGAGCACCACGTGCCCGACGAACGCGCTCGAGAACGGCGGCCTCGGTTCGATCAGCGAGCAGCTCATCGCGACGCGCGCGGACGTGACCCTCGGCGGCGGCGCGAAGAGCTTCGGTGAGACCGCGAAGGCGGGGGCCTGGAGCGGGCAGACGCTGCTCGAGCAGGCCACCGACCGCGGCTACCAGGTGGTGACCGACGAGGCCGGTCTGACCAAGGTCCGCTCCGCCGACCAGCGCCGGCCGGTGCTGGGCCTCTTCGGCTCCGGCAACCTGCCGGTGCGCTGGCAGGGTCCGCTCGCGACGCACACCGGCGGCGCCGAGCCGGCCGTGCGGTGCACGCAGAACCCGGCGTACGGGTCGGCGCCCACGCTCGCCGAGATGACGACCAAGGCGATCTCGCTGCTCGACGACCAGGGGTCGCGCAAGGGCTTCTTCCTGCAGGTCGAGGGCGCGAGCATCGACAAGCAGGACCACGCCGCCAACCCGTGCGGCCAGATCGGCGAGACCGTCGACCTCGACGAGGCCGTGCAGGCCGCGCTCGCGTTCGCGAAGAAGGACAAGCACACGCTCGTCGTCGTCACGGCGGACCACGCCCACTCGAGCCAGATCGTCTACCCGGGCAGCACCACCCCGGGCCTGACCCGCACGCTGACGACGGCCGACGGCAAGCCGATGACCGTCGCCTACGGCACGTCGGAGGAGGGCGGCTCGCAGGCACACACCGGCAGCCAGCTGCGCGTCGCCGGCTACGGTCCCGGCGCCGCCAACGTCGTGGGCCTCACGGACCAGACGGACCTGTTCTTCACCATGCGTGACGCGCTGCGCCTGGACCCGGCCGCCCCGACGCCCGGCGCGCCGCAGATCCGGTCCGTCAACCTGTCCGACGACGCGGTCCTGCGCGGGAAGCAGACGGTCCGCGTGAAGCTCGCGGCGGAGCCCGACGAGACCGTGTTCACCCTGATCCAGGACGACGAGGTGGTCGCGACCTCGCGCCGCACCGGCACCACGCCGTCGATCACGCTCGACACCCGGCGCTACGACGACGGCCCGGCCGTGCTGCAGATCGTCGTCACGGGCCACGACGGCCTGACGACGTCCCGCTCGGTCCCGGTCACGATCACCAACCGCTGA
- a CDS encoding type 1 glutamine amidotransferase domain-containing protein has product MTATLDGRTVAFLLTDGFEDSELTSPWSAVIDAGARASLVSPADATITGKNGHQQPVDVPAATASADDYDALVLPGGVVNADHLRTDQDSVAFVRGFVEAGKPVGVICHGAWILVEAGAVDGRRITSYPSLQTDLRNAGAQWVDEEVVVDGTLVSSRTPDDLPAFDRAVVDAVAAAGSAAG; this is encoded by the coding sequence ATGACTGCCACGCTCGACGGTCGCACCGTCGCCTTCCTGCTCACTGACGGCTTCGAGGACAGCGAGCTCACGAGCCCGTGGTCGGCCGTCATCGACGCCGGAGCCCGGGCCTCGCTCGTCTCCCCCGCCGATGCGACGATCACCGGCAAGAACGGGCACCAGCAGCCCGTGGACGTGCCGGCGGCAACGGCGTCCGCCGACGACTACGACGCCCTCGTCCTGCCCGGCGGCGTCGTCAACGCCGACCACCTGCGCACCGACCAGGACTCCGTGGCGTTCGTCCGCGGCTTCGTCGAGGCGGGCAAGCCCGTCGGCGTCATCTGCCACGGCGCGTGGATCCTGGTCGAGGCGGGCGCCGTCGACGGCCGGCGGATCACCAGCTACCCGTCGCTGCAGACGGACCTGCGCAACGCGGGTGCGCAGTGGGTCGACGAGGAGGTCGTCGTCGACGGCACCCTGGTCTCCAGCCGCACCCCCGACGACCTGCCGGCGTTCGACCGGGCCGTCGTCGACGCGGTCGCGGCGGCCGGGAGCGCCGCGGGCTGA
- a CDS encoding MarR family winged helix-turn-helix transcriptional regulator, whose protein sequence is MTAVTQESDGTADEPGEDPLALEAQVCLALSAAARALVGTYRTLLEPLGLTHPQYLAMLALWQDGPLSLAGLASRLHLEPATASPLVKRLEARGLVARRPDEHDERALVIELTPAGVAMRERAVGIPAAMVQRLELDVADVAHVRDAAQLMLDACERAG, encoded by the coding sequence ATGACGGCGGTGACGCAGGAGTCGGACGGGACGGCCGACGAGCCGGGCGAGGACCCCCTCGCGCTCGAGGCGCAGGTCTGCCTGGCGCTGTCCGCGGCCGCGCGGGCGCTCGTCGGGACGTACCGGACGCTGCTCGAGCCCCTGGGCCTCACCCACCCGCAGTACCTCGCCATGCTTGCGCTCTGGCAGGACGGGCCGCTCTCGCTCGCCGGCCTGGCGAGCCGGCTGCACCTCGAGCCCGCCACCGCGTCCCCCCTGGTCAAGCGGCTGGAGGCCCGCGGCCTGGTGGCGCGGCGCCCCGACGAGCACGACGAGCGCGCGCTCGTGATCGAGCTCACGCCGGCCGGCGTGGCGATGCGCGAGCGCGCCGTCGGCATCCCCGCGGCGATGGTGCAGCGGCTGGAGCTCGACGTGGCGGACGTGGCGCACGTGCGCGACGCGGCGCAGCTGATGCTCGACGCGTGCGAGCGGGCGGGCTGA
- a CDS encoding PRC-barrel domain-containing protein yields MILSDLLDAVVVDADGRRLGFVVDVRLVLDGPLDGLLEAPRLHGLLVSPRTGTSFLGYERTDETAPALLAHWLRRRHRGTFLVLWPDVADADVVRPDEVRTGAERVVRLRPGYDRWDPALTRH; encoded by the coding sequence ATGATCCTGAGTGACCTGCTGGACGCGGTCGTGGTCGACGCCGACGGGCGCCGGCTCGGCTTCGTCGTCGACGTGCGCCTGGTGCTCGACGGACCGCTCGACGGGCTCCTGGAGGCGCCCCGCCTTCACGGCCTGCTCGTCAGCCCGCGGACCGGGACGTCGTTCCTGGGCTACGAGCGGACCGACGAGACCGCCCCGGCACTGCTCGCGCACTGGCTGCGGCGGCGGCACCGGGGCACGTTCCTGGTCCTGTGGCCCGACGTCGCCGACGCCGACGTGGTGCGGCCCGACGAGGTGCGCACGGGCGCCGAGCGCGTCGTGCGGCTGCGGCCCGGGTACGACCGCTGGGACCCGGCTCTCACGCGCCACTGA
- a CDS encoding efflux RND transporter permease subunit: MHRLAHFSLGHRALTALVTVAIAVLGVVSLGGLRQELIPSISFPAAAVVGVYPGASPEVVEQQVTEVVESAVLGVDGIEQVTSTSSSNVSATTIMFEYGTNITTAVADLRGAVESASSQLPDEVDPQVVAGSLDDLPVVQLAVSGGSDEAALATAVDDVLVPVLEDLDDVRSVAVTGAPERQVTLDVDMAALVGAGLTPEAVTSVLDDNGVRVPAGTVTDGDQTLSVQVGTPLTSVDELAALPLTTSTGDVVRLDSVAEVVDGDAEPTSFSRLDGEPSLAVAITKTPDGNVVEVSDDVTAALDEVADRLAAQDVTVTVVFDQAPFITESIEGLATEGGLGLLFAVVVILLFLASWRSTAVSAVSIPLSLLVAFTVMNLTGYTLNLLTLAALTIAIGRVVDDSIVVIENISRHLTYGEDRRAAVLGAVKEVGGAITASTLATVAVFAPIGFVGGFVGELFRPFAFTVAIAMGASLFVALTIVPVLAYWFLKAPAVEDLEAARRTREAAEAKERRGLWQRAYLPVLGASLRRPFVALGVAVAVLAGTVALVPHLETNLIGDSGQDTLTVTADFEPGTSLEAQDGSARTIEQALMGLDDVATVQTSVGSGDAMTAFLSGGGTSATFALTLDEDADGTAAADEVRSTVDALVEEPVTAIDVSAGATGFGSSTVDLVVTADDTDVLAEAATAVEDAAREAPGASAVASSQSTEQPVIQVTVDREAAAAAGLTETAVAGTVAGLMTDPEIGTVDLDGAPVTVTASFGDGPASVEELRAVPLTGPGGTVTLDDVADVEEVRSPASITRSDGRRTVTVSVTPASQDVGSLSADLTQRMDALDLPTGADVTVAGVAADQADAFSDLGLALVLAIAIVYIVLVATFGSLAQPLILLVSIPFAATGALAGLLLTGTPLGVPALIGMLMLVGIVVSNAVVLIDLINQYRARGRALEEAVTEGARKRLRPIVMTAAATIFALLPMAFGITGGGAFISQPLAVVVIGGLITSTLLTLVIVPVIYVLGERRKERRAARRAARRRTGGADEQGQGREHGEPGTPQTAG; the protein is encoded by the coding sequence GTGCACCGCCTCGCGCACTTCTCGCTCGGCCATCGCGCGCTCACCGCGCTCGTCACCGTGGCCATCGCCGTCCTCGGCGTCGTCAGCCTCGGCGGACTGCGCCAGGAGCTGATCCCGTCGATCTCGTTCCCCGCCGCGGCCGTCGTCGGCGTCTACCCCGGCGCCTCCCCCGAGGTCGTCGAGCAGCAGGTGACCGAGGTCGTCGAGAGCGCGGTGCTCGGCGTCGACGGCATCGAGCAGGTGACCTCGACGTCGTCGTCGAACGTCTCGGCGACGACGATCATGTTCGAGTACGGCACCAACATCACGACGGCGGTCGCCGACCTGCGCGGAGCGGTCGAGTCGGCCTCGAGCCAGCTGCCCGACGAGGTGGACCCCCAGGTGGTCGCCGGGTCGCTCGACGACCTGCCGGTGGTGCAGCTCGCCGTCTCCGGCGGGTCCGACGAGGCCGCCCTGGCGACCGCGGTGGACGACGTGCTGGTGCCGGTGCTCGAGGACCTCGACGACGTGCGCTCGGTCGCGGTCACGGGCGCGCCGGAGCGGCAGGTCACGCTCGACGTCGACATGGCCGCCCTCGTCGGCGCCGGCCTCACGCCCGAGGCGGTCACCTCGGTGCTCGACGACAACGGCGTGCGCGTGCCGGCCGGCACCGTCACCGACGGCGACCAGACGCTCTCGGTCCAGGTGGGCACGCCGCTGACCAGCGTCGACGAGCTCGCCGCGCTCCCCCTGACCACGTCGACCGGCGACGTCGTGCGCCTCGACTCGGTCGCCGAGGTCGTCGACGGCGACGCCGAGCCCACCTCGTTCTCCCGCCTCGACGGCGAGCCCTCGCTCGCGGTCGCGATCACCAAGACGCCGGACGGCAACGTCGTCGAGGTCTCCGACGACGTCACGGCCGCGCTCGACGAGGTCGCGGACCGGCTCGCCGCGCAGGACGTCACCGTCACCGTGGTGTTCGACCAGGCGCCCTTCATCACCGAGTCGATCGAGGGCCTCGCGACCGAGGGCGGGCTCGGCCTGCTGTTCGCCGTCGTCGTGATCCTGCTGTTCCTGGCGTCCTGGCGGTCGACCGCGGTGTCCGCGGTCTCGATCCCGCTGTCGCTCCTGGTCGCGTTCACGGTCATGAACCTCACCGGCTACACGCTGAACCTGCTGACGCTCGCCGCGCTCACCATCGCGATCGGGCGCGTGGTCGACGACTCGATCGTCGTGATCGAGAACATCTCGCGGCACCTCACGTACGGCGAGGACCGCCGCGCGGCGGTCCTCGGCGCGGTGAAGGAGGTCGGCGGGGCGATCACGGCCTCCACGCTGGCCACCGTCGCGGTGTTCGCCCCCATCGGCTTCGTCGGCGGGTTCGTCGGCGAGCTGTTCCGACCGTTCGCGTTCACCGTCGCCATCGCGATGGGCGCGTCCCTCTTCGTCGCGCTGACCATCGTCCCGGTGCTCGCGTACTGGTTCCTCAAGGCGCCCGCGGTCGAGGACCTGGAGGCCGCCCGCCGCACGCGGGAGGCCGCCGAGGCCAAGGAGCGCCGCGGTCTGTGGCAGCGCGCGTACCTCCCCGTGCTCGGCGCGTCGCTGCGGCGTCCCTTCGTCGCCCTCGGGGTCGCGGTGGCGGTGCTGGCCGGCACGGTCGCGCTCGTCCCGCACCTCGAGACCAACCTCATCGGCGACTCCGGCCAGGACACGCTGACCGTCACGGCGGACTTCGAGCCCGGCACGTCGCTCGAGGCGCAGGACGGCTCCGCGCGCACGATCGAGCAGGCGCTCATGGGCCTCGACGACGTCGCGACCGTGCAGACGTCGGTGGGCTCGGGCGACGCCATGACCGCGTTCCTCAGCGGCGGCGGCACGTCCGCGACCTTCGCCCTCACGCTCGACGAGGACGCCGACGGCACCGCCGCGGCGGACGAGGTCCGCAGCACGGTCGACGCGCTGGTCGAGGAGCCCGTGACCGCGATCGACGTGAGCGCGGGTGCGACCGGGTTCGGCAGCTCGACGGTCGACCTCGTCGTGACCGCGGACGACACGGACGTGCTCGCCGAGGCCGCGACGGCCGTGGAGGACGCGGCCCGCGAGGCGCCGGGCGCCTCGGCGGTCGCCAGCTCGCAGTCCACCGAGCAGCCCGTCATCCAGGTGACGGTCGACCGTGAGGCGGCCGCCGCGGCGGGGCTGACCGAGACCGCGGTGGCCGGCACGGTGGCCGGGCTGATGACCGACCCCGAGATCGGCACCGTCGACCTGGACGGCGCGCCCGTCACGGTCACCGCGTCGTTCGGGGACGGCCCCGCGAGCGTCGAGGAGCTGCGTGCCGTTCCCCTCACGGGTCCGGGCGGCACCGTCACGCTCGACGACGTCGCGGACGTCGAGGAGGTCCGGAGCCCCGCGTCGATCACGCGCTCCGACGGCCGGCGCACCGTCACCGTCTCGGTGACGCCCGCGAGCCAGGACGTCGGCTCGCTCAGCGCGGACCTCACGCAGCGGATGGACGCGCTCGACCTGCCGACGGGCGCCGACGTCACCGTCGCGGGCGTCGCGGCGGACCAGGCCGACGCGTTCTCCGACCTGGGGCTGGCCCTGGTGCTCGCGATCGCGATCGTCTACATCGTGCTGGTCGCGACGTTCGGCTCGCTCGCGCAGCCGCTGATCCTGCTGGTCTCGATCCCGTTCGCCGCGACCGGCGCCCTCGCGGGGCTGCTGCTCACCGGGACGCCGCTCGGCGTCCCGGCGCTCATCGGCATGCTCATGCTCGTCGGGATCGTGGTGTCCAACGCCGTGGTGCTGATCGACCTGATCAACCAGTACCGGGCGCGCGGACGCGCGCTCGAGGAGGCCGTGACCGAGGGCGCGCGCAAGCGTCTGCGGCCGATCGTCATGACCGCGGCGGCGACGATCTTCGCGCTCCTGCCCATGGCGTTCGGCATCACCGGCGGCGGCGCGTTCATCTCCCAGCCGCTCGCGGTCGTCGTGATCGGCGGCCTCATCACCTCGACGCTGCTGACCCTCGTGATCGTCCCGGTCATCTACGTCCTCGGCGAGCGCCGCAAGGAGCGCCGCGCGGCGCGTCGTGCCGCCCGGCGCCGCACCGGGGGCGCAGACGAGCAGGGGCAGGGTCGGGAGCACGGCGAGCCCGGGACGCCGCAGACCGCCGGCTGA
- a CDS encoding TetR/AcrR family transcriptional regulator, which translates to MTEPDEAPRSPLRRDAERNRARIVAAARELFAEHGLGVGFNEVAHRAGVGVGTVYRRFADRDELIEAALEQPLREVLAVAEEAAAATRAWDGLVLLVTRVTELLVDNMGVRDAALGGTDALRPDIAEGIADLTHDLFERARAEGDLREGATGNDVGILLWMVTELAKHAADVRPDAYRRYTAAFLDGLRAGPGRAALPGPLEHDDVVAISHRWADSSARSRPRGA; encoded by the coding sequence ATGACCGAGCCCGACGAGGCGCCCCGCAGCCCGCTGCGGCGCGACGCCGAGCGCAACCGCGCGCGCATCGTCGCGGCGGCGCGGGAGCTGTTCGCCGAGCACGGCCTCGGCGTCGGCTTCAACGAGGTCGCCCACCGGGCGGGCGTCGGGGTCGGCACCGTGTACCGCCGCTTCGCGGACCGCGACGAGCTCATCGAGGCGGCGCTCGAGCAGCCCCTGCGGGAGGTGCTCGCGGTCGCCGAGGAGGCCGCGGCCGCCACGCGCGCCTGGGACGGTCTGGTCCTCCTCGTCACCCGCGTGACCGAGCTGCTGGTCGACAACATGGGCGTGCGCGACGCCGCGCTCGGCGGCACCGACGCACTGCGGCCCGACATCGCCGAGGGCATCGCCGACCTGACGCACGACCTGTTCGAGCGCGCCCGCGCCGAGGGCGACCTGCGGGAGGGTGCGACCGGCAACGACGTCGGCATCCTCCTGTGGATGGTCACCGAGCTCGCCAAGCACGCCGCGGACGTGCGTCCCGACGCCTACCGTCGCTACACCGCGGCGTTCCTCGACGGGCTGCGCGCGGGGCCCGGCCGCGCCGCGCTCCCCGGCCCGCTCGAGCACGACGACGTCGTGGCCATCTCGCACCGGTGGGCCGACTCGTCGGCCCGCTCACGCCCCCGGGGCGCCTGA
- a CDS encoding CsbD family protein has product MGVGDKIEHGAEELKGKVKEGVGKATDDERLQAEGQADQTSANVKQAGDKLGDAKDDVKDAFR; this is encoded by the coding sequence ATGGGCGTCGGGGACAAGATCGAGCACGGTGCCGAGGAGCTCAAGGGCAAGGTCAAGGAGGGCGTCGGCAAGGCCACGGACGACGAGCGTCTCCAGGCCGAGGGCCAGGCGGACCAGACCAGCGCCAACGTCAAGCAGGCCGGCGACAAGCTCGGCGACGCGAAGGACGACGTCAAGGACGCCTTCCGCTGA
- a CDS encoding MMPL family transporter: MAELLYRLGRFSARRASYVIVAWVLALGIAVGGFLAFGGTLSENITIPGTKTQEVTDRLEQELPAASGATGRVVFQTEDGSALSADQQAAISGALTQVGDVDGVVQTVDPFATEQQRAEQAAQLDDGQQQVEDGRAQLDAGQTQLDDGQAQLDAAQADLDATVEQVGENAQTQAAQEQLDAQQAEIDSQQAELDENRTTLEAQATQLEDGQALLEQAAEIRMVSTDGSTAVATVVFSEPQQEIADATKDAVIATVDGDLPEGVTADYSTEIAQGAISLGGAAEAIGVLVAAIVLVVMLGTLVAAGLPLLNALVGVGVAAAGAMAFSGAVEMTSVTPVLGAMLGLAVGIDYTLFILNRHRRQLRAGMDVHESVALANGTSGNAVVFAGTTVLIALLGLNLTGIPFLGLMGTVAAGSILVAVLVAITLTPAMLGLLGRRILPRRQREVVAAHHEHVAVAPMRTGRAWLSIVIGIGVLVVIALPYGSLRLGLPTGSSEPADSTQFQAYDKVSQAFGEGVNGPLVVVADLTDGVSEDELAATQAQIGGQLFAQDDVVAVAPVGTNEDRSVLVFQVIPAEGPDSESTTELVHELRALEVDGGEGTFAVAGSASANIDISEKLADALPVYLVVVIGLSLVILVAVFRSLLVPIVATGGFVLSLFASMGAVTAVYQWGWLSDLFGVTNPGPVLSFLPTLLVGILFGLAMDYQLFLTSGMREAYAHGSPSRRAVMEGLHAGRAVVTAAAIIMISVFGGFMFSHLATIRPLGFALAIGVLLDAFLVRMLIMPAVLHLAGDGAWWLPRWLDRIIPDIDVEGAKLERRHPGTPGAEPREVPAEA; encoded by the coding sequence ATGGCAGAACTGCTCTACCGGCTCGGCCGGTTCTCGGCCCGGCGGGCCTCGTACGTCATCGTCGCCTGGGTGCTCGCGCTCGGCATCGCGGTGGGCGGGTTCCTCGCCTTCGGCGGGACGCTGAGCGAGAACATCACGATCCCGGGGACCAAGACCCAGGAGGTCACCGACCGGCTCGAGCAGGAGCTGCCGGCCGCGAGCGGGGCGACGGGCCGCGTGGTCTTCCAGACCGAGGACGGCTCCGCGCTGAGCGCCGACCAGCAGGCGGCGATCAGCGGCGCGCTGACGCAGGTCGGCGACGTCGACGGCGTGGTGCAGACCGTCGACCCGTTCGCGACCGAGCAGCAGCGCGCCGAGCAGGCCGCGCAGCTCGACGACGGTCAGCAGCAGGTCGAGGACGGGCGGGCCCAGCTCGACGCCGGCCAGACGCAGCTCGACGACGGGCAGGCGCAGCTCGACGCCGCGCAGGCGGACCTCGACGCGACCGTCGAGCAGGTCGGCGAGAACGCGCAGACGCAGGCCGCGCAGGAGCAGCTCGACGCGCAGCAGGCCGAGATCGACTCCCAGCAGGCCGAGCTCGACGAGAACCGCACGACGCTCGAGGCGCAGGCCACGCAGCTCGAGGACGGCCAGGCCCTGCTCGAGCAGGCCGCCGAGATCCGGATGGTCTCGACCGACGGCTCGACCGCGGTCGCCACGGTCGTGTTCTCCGAGCCGCAGCAGGAGATCGCGGACGCGACCAAGGACGCCGTGATCGCCACCGTGGACGGCGACCTCCCGGAGGGCGTCACGGCCGACTACTCGACCGAGATCGCCCAGGGCGCCATCTCGCTCGGCGGCGCGGCCGAGGCGATCGGCGTGCTCGTGGCCGCGATCGTGCTCGTCGTGATGCTCGGCACGCTCGTCGCCGCCGGGCTGCCGCTGCTGAACGCGCTCGTCGGCGTCGGCGTCGCGGCGGCCGGTGCCATGGCGTTCTCCGGTGCGGTCGAGATGACCTCGGTGACCCCGGTGCTGGGCGCGATGCTCGGGCTCGCCGTCGGCATCGACTACACGCTCTTCATCCTCAACCGGCACCGCCGTCAGCTGCGCGCCGGGATGGACGTGCACGAGTCCGTCGCGCTCGCCAACGGCACCTCGGGCAACGCGGTGGTGTTCGCCGGGACCACGGTGCTGATCGCGCTCCTCGGCCTCAACCTCACCGGCATCCCGTTCCTGGGCCTCATGGGCACGGTCGCGGCCGGCAGCATCCTGGTCGCGGTCCTCGTGGCGATCACGCTGACGCCGGCCATGCTCGGCCTCCTCGGCCGGCGCATCCTGCCGCGTCGGCAGCGGGAGGTCGTCGCCGCGCACCACGAGCACGTCGCGGTCGCGCCGATGCGGACCGGCCGTGCGTGGCTCAGCATCGTGATCGGCATCGGGGTCCTCGTCGTGATCGCGCTGCCGTACGGCTCCCTGAGGCTGGGCCTGCCCACGGGCTCGTCGGAGCCGGCGGACTCCACGCAGTTCCAGGCGTACGACAAGGTGTCCCAGGCCTTCGGCGAGGGCGTCAACGGCCCGCTCGTCGTCGTGGCCGACCTGACCGACGGCGTGAGCGAGGACGAGCTCGCCGCCACCCAGGCGCAGATCGGCGGCCAGCTCTTCGCGCAGGACGACGTCGTGGCGGTCGCCCCGGTCGGGACCAACGAGGACCGCAGCGTGCTGGTGTTCCAGGTGATCCCGGCGGAGGGGCCGGACAGCGAGTCGACCACGGAGCTGGTGCACGAGCTGCGCGCGCTCGAGGTCGACGGTGGTGAGGGCACCTTCGCGGTGGCCGGCAGCGCCAGCGCGAACATCGACATCTCCGAGAAGCTGGCCGACGCGCTCCCGGTGTACCTCGTCGTGGTGATCGGGCTGTCGCTGGTGATCCTCGTCGCGGTGTTCCGCTCGCTGCTGGTGCCGATCGTCGCCACCGGCGGGTTCGTCCTCTCGCTGTTCGCGTCGATGGGCGCGGTCACCGCGGTCTACCAGTGGGGCTGGCTCAGCGACCTGTTCGGCGTCACCAACCCGGGCCCGGTGCTGAGCTTCCTGCCGACCCTGCTCGTCGGCATCCTGTTCGGCCTCGCGATGGACTACCAGCTGTTCCTGACCTCCGGCATGCGGGAGGCGTACGCGCACGGCTCGCCGTCGCGGCGCGCGGTCATGGAGGGCCTGCACGCGGGCCGGGCCGTGGTCACCGCCGCGGCGATCATCATGATCTCGGTGTTCGGCGGGTTCATGTTCTCTCACCTGGCGACCATCCGGCCGCTCGGCTTCGCCCTCGCGATCGGGGTGCTCCTCGACGCGTTCCTGGTGCGCATGCTGATCATGCCCGCCGTGCTGCACCTGGCCGGCGACGGGGCGTGGTGGCTGCCGCGCTGGCTCGACCGGATCATCCCGGACATCGACGTCGAGGGCGCCAAGCTCGAGCGGCGTCACCCGGGCACGCCGGGCGCCGAGCCGCGCGAGGTGCCGGCCGAGGCCTGA
- a CDS encoding alpha/beta fold hydrolase, protein MSELRTVESDDGTTIAYERAGSGPVVVFLAGAFNTRGTCAELAGLLTDDFTTVLVDRRGRGDSTDALAPADVGSYRVDLEVADLDAVLAAEGGRAAVFGFSSGGTLALHAAAAGSAISGLVLYEAPFALAGLPAAPADAPQRLAALVAEGRRGDAVELMQREVIGLPPAMVEQARQSPMWAALEAIAPTVVYDATITHAPNVPTPAMRALDVPTLVVCGQDTWPALRASGVALADELARASYAEVAGGAGHGIAAEATAALLRERLRPEPSSGVSRP, encoded by the coding sequence GTGAGCGAGCTGCGGACGGTCGAGTCGGACGACGGCACGACGATCGCGTACGAACGCGCGGGCAGCGGACCCGTCGTGGTCTTCCTCGCGGGTGCGTTCAACACCCGCGGGACGTGCGCCGAGCTCGCCGGCCTGCTGACCGACGACTTCACCACGGTGCTGGTGGACCGTCGTGGCCGCGGGGACAGCACCGACGCCCTGGCGCCGGCCGACGTCGGCTCCTACCGCGTCGACCTCGAGGTGGCGGACCTCGACGCGGTGCTCGCGGCCGAGGGTGGCCGCGCCGCCGTGTTCGGCTTCTCGTCGGGCGGCACGCTCGCGCTGCACGCCGCCGCCGCGGGGTCGGCGATCTCGGGCCTGGTGCTGTACGAGGCGCCGTTCGCGCTCGCCGGCCTGCCGGCGGCCCCCGCGGACGCCCCGCAGCGCCTGGCCGCGCTGGTCGCCGAGGGCCGACGCGGCGACGCCGTCGAGCTCATGCAGCGGGAGGTCATCGGACTCCCTCCCGCGATGGTGGAGCAGGCGCGGCAGTCGCCGATGTGGGCGGCGCTCGAGGCGATCGCCCCGACGGTCGTGTACGACGCGACGATCACGCACGCGCCGAACGTGCCGACGCCGGCGATGCGAGCGCTCGACGTGCCGACGCTCGTCGTGTGCGGGCAGGACACGTGGCCGGCCCTGCGCGCGTCCGGGGTCGCCCTCGCGGACGAGCTGGCGAGGGCGTCGTACGCCGAGGTGGCCGGCGGGGCGGGCCACGGCATCGCCGCCGAGGCCACCGCGGCGCTCCTGCGGGAGCGCCTGCGCCCGGAGCCGAGCAGCGGTGTGAGCCGCCCCTGA